From the Desulfovibrio inopinatus DSM 10711 genome, the window TGAGATTGAACGCCGCACATGCCATGAACAGATTGATGGTGTCCCCGACCGCGCCCTTGAGGTAGCTCCGCGCCATGCGGTGGTCGTGCTTGAGATGGCCGATCACCGGCTCGATGCCTGCTCGACGGCGGAAGCGTTGCCGGGCCTTCTGGCGCTGATGTCGCGAGTCTTTCTTCTTCGGCGGCTTCGGGATGAGGATTTGTGTATCTCCAACCTGTTTTAGG encodes:
- a CDS encoding transposase → LKQVGDTQILIPKPPKKKDSRHQRQKARQRFRRRAGIEPVIGHLKHDHRMARSYLKGAVGDTINLFMACAAFNLRKLMRKLGSLFALLAFLLLGGGANQRPAASIT